GCAGCGCTAGTCGGAGTCTGAGGATCGGTGCAACCACTCCAAGCCCTTTCCGGCTTCTGACGCCTGCGTGAGGTGCGTGAAGCGCTCTTCGAGGCTCACCCCATCGCGAACCGCGTCGACCGTTCCCTGCGCGATGACCTCACCGTCGGTGATGACCGCGACATGGTCACACACGCGCTGAATGAGATCGAGGCTGTGGCTCGACATGATGACGCTGCCACCGCCCGATACGAACTTCTCAAGAATCTCGGTGACGTTCGCGGCAGACACGGGGTCGATCGCCTCAAACGGCTCGTCGAGCACCAGCACCTCGGGCGAGTGGATCATGGCCGAGGCCAGGGCGATCTTCTTCTGCATGCCGGCCGAATAGTCCGACACCAGGCGATCGAGCGCGGAACCCAGGCCAAAGGCCTCAGCGAGCTCGGACGCGCGGTCGTTCACTACGGATTCTTCGACGCCGTGCAGCACGCCTGCGTAGTACAGCATCTGGGCGCCCGTGAGCCGGTCGAACAGGCGCAGGCGGTCGGGCAGGACACCGATGAGGCGCTTGGCCGCGGGACCGTCGGTCCAGACATCGACCTCGCGCACCGTGACGCGGCCCGAGCTCGGGCGCAACAGGCCCGTGATCATCGAGAGCAGGGTCGTCTTACCGGCGCCGTTGGGCCCGACGATGCCGGTGAATGAGTTCTCGTGCACCGCAATCGATACCTCGCTCGCCGCGAGCACCGAACCGTAGCTCTTCGTCAGGCCCTCGGTGCGCAGCACCACGGGCCGCGATTCGGCAATGCGACCGCGCTCACGCGCCCGAACGACGGAGGGAACGGGGACCTGGATCCGGCCGGTCCGCGGTGAGCGCGCCTCGGCGCGAGTCTCGATGACGGGCAGCGGTTCGGGTGCGGGCGAGGCTGTGGGGGCCGAAACAGGATCCTGCGCGGGGGCGCTCTCCTCGGAAACGGTCAGCGACTCTTGCGCGGGCTGCACGACCTGGACCTCATTCTGTGTTTCGGGCTCTGGGGATGTCACGCCATCGTCTTCGGGCGCAGTCTCGGTCTCGTCGTCGGGCGAGGTTTCGGCGATGACGGGGAGCACCGGTCCGCCGTTTGCGCGGCTCGGGCGCACGCGCGGGGCAGCCCCGGATCGCCTGGTCACGGTGCGGGGAGTGGAGGCCACGGGCACCACGGACGCGCGTTCCGGCTCGCCGACGACGTGTTCGGCGTCAGGGGCATTTGATTCGGGCGGCACGCTCTCTAACCTACCAAATTTGAGCCATCCGAAAGTGCGTCGATTGCCCGTCCGGCATGCATTACCGGCAGAATGGCAGACGTGAGCCAATCCCCCGCACCACGCGTCCGCCGCGCGACCTCGTGGTCATCGCTGCGACTTCTCACATTGCGTGACCTCAAGGTCCGATACGCAACGTCCGCCCTCGGGTGGGTCTGGTCGATCCTTGACCCCCTGCTGATGAGCCTGATCTACTGGTTCATCTTCACGCAGGTGTTCTCCCGGTCAGTCGGAGAAGAGCCCTACATCGTCTTCCTCCTGTGCGCCATGCTGCCGTGGGTCTGGTTCAACGGCGCGGTTCTTGACTCCACGAAGGCCTTTCTGCGCGATGTGAAGCTCGTGCGCTCCGTCGCGCTGCCGCGGTGGATTTGGGTCGCCCGCATCGTCCTTTCGAAGGGCATCGAGTTCCTCCTCAGCCTGCCGGTGCTGGTGGCCTTCGCGGTGTTCTCCGGCGCCACGGTCAACTGGCGGATCGTGCTCTTCCCGCTCGGCATCGTCCTGCTCGGGCTCCTGATCCTGGGAATCGGCCTTCTGGTCGCTCCGCTCGTCGTGTTCTTCCGAGACTTCGAGCGCGCGTCGCGCCTGATCTTGCGCGTATTGTTCTACGCCTCCCCCATCATCTACGGCGCCGCCGACCTGCCGACGTTCGCGCAGCCGCTCGCCTGGATCAACCCGCTCTCGGGCATCTTCTCCCTGTTCCGCGCTGGGTTCTTCCCCGACCAGCTCGACTGGGGCCTCGTCGCGTCCTCGGCGGGTATCACCGCCGTCATGCTGGTGCTGGGCATCATCGTTTTCCGCCGCTCCGTCGGCGGAGTACTGAAGGAGCTGTGACCGTGGCCGATCCCATCATCGTGGCCGACGGCCTCGGCGTGCGCTTTCGACGCAACCGCGGTTCGCGTCGGAGCTTCAAGGACCTGTTCGCTGGGAAGCGGCGCCGCTCGCGCCCGGGCGAGTTCTGGGCCCTGCGCAACGTCTCGTTCTCGGTCAGTCCGGGCGAGGCCATCGGCGTGGTCGGCCGCAACGGCCAGGGTAAGTCGACGCTGCTCAAGCTGGTCGCCGGCGTGCTCCTGCCCGATGAGGGGTCCGTGTCGGTACACGGCGGGGTTGCCCCGCTCATCGAGATCACGGGCGGTTTCGTCGGGGATCTGACGGTCCGCGACAACGTGTTTCTCACCTCGGGCCTGCACGGCCTGAGTAAGGCGGAGATCCTCGCCCGCTTCGACGACATCGTCAGCTTCGCGGGCGCGGGCGACGTGCTCGACACCCCGTACAAGCACCTCTCGAGCGGCATGAAGGTGCGCGTCGCATTCTCGGTGATCTCACAACTGGACGAGCCCGTCCTCCTCGTCGACGAGGTGCTCGCGGTCGGCGACCGCGCGTTCCGCGAGAAGTGCTACCAGCGCATCGAGCGACTCCTCGGCGAGGGCAAGACCCTGTTCCTGGTGTCACACAACGAGCGCGACCTCAAGCGCTTTTGCACACGGGGACTCTACCTCGACGGCGGCAAGCTCGCGCTCGACGGCCCGATCACCGACGTGCTGGCGGCGTACAACGAAGACCACCCGGCCTAGCCAGGAGGGCGTTCGGCAGGATCCTGTCCCAGCCGTCAGCGACTAGCGGATGACGCCCTCGCCGCGGTTCCAGGCCTCCCAGCGATCCATGAGCGTGTCGATCGCGGCGTGGAATCGCTTCGTCGGCGCGCCCGGCGTAGTGTCGCCGAAGTAGCGTGTCGACCACTGCGCCACGTGATCCCGCGCGTCCGGGTCACCGTGGACTCGGTCGAGGACCGCGACCGCGTTGCTCGCGTCGTCCACGGTCAACCACTCGCATTCACTGAGGTACCCCTGCTCGTCAACTTCGGCCTCGGGGTTTGCGGGGCGCGTGACCATGAGCGGGCGACCCGTCGCGAGCCGGTCGTAGATCATCGCGGAAATGTCGCAGATCGCGACGTCAGACAGGGCCAGCTGCCAGCCGATGCTCGGCGATTGGTCGAAGATGTGGTGGGCGGACGGGTCGGCCTCATTCGCCGCGCCGATGGCCGCGATGATCCGCTCGTTGGCGGCGCCGAACTCGGCGTCGACCACGCCGCTGCGCGGGTGCGGGCGGTAGATCACCCGGTGGCGTCCACTCGCGAGCAGCGCATTCACGAGCTGCTCGCCGTGGCTCGCGACCGAGCCGTAGGTTGCCGTCGGGC
This genomic stretch from Leucobacter sp. CX169 harbors:
- a CDS encoding ABC transporter ATP-binding protein, which encodes MPPESNAPDAEHVVGEPERASVVPVASTPRTVTRRSGAAPRVRPSRANGGPVLPVIAETSPDDETETAPEDDGVTSPEPETQNEVQVVQPAQESLTVSEESAPAQDPVSAPTASPAPEPLPVIETRAEARSPRTGRIQVPVPSVVRARERGRIAESRPVVLRTEGLTKSYGSVLAASEVSIAVHENSFTGIVGPNGAGKTTLLSMITGLLRPSSGRVTVREVDVWTDGPAAKRLIGVLPDRLRLFDRLTGAQMLYYAGVLHGVEESVVNDRASELAEAFGLGSALDRLVSDYSAGMQKKIALASAMIHSPEVLVLDEPFEAIDPVSAANVTEILEKFVSGGGSVIMSSHSLDLIQRVCDHVAVITDGEVIAQGTVDAVRDGVSLEERFTHLTQASEAGKGLEWLHRSSDSD
- a CDS encoding ABC transporter permease, whose translation is MADVSQSPAPRVRRATSWSSLRLLTLRDLKVRYATSALGWVWSILDPLLMSLIYWFIFTQVFSRSVGEEPYIVFLLCAMLPWVWFNGAVLDSTKAFLRDVKLVRSVALPRWIWVARIVLSKGIEFLLSLPVLVAFAVFSGATVNWRIVLFPLGIVLLGLLILGIGLLVAPLVVFFRDFERASRLILRVLFYASPIIYGAADLPTFAQPLAWINPLSGIFSLFRAGFFPDQLDWGLVASSAGITAVMLVLGIIVFRRSVGGVLKEL
- a CDS encoding ABC transporter ATP-binding protein; the protein is MADPIIVADGLGVRFRRNRGSRRSFKDLFAGKRRRSRPGEFWALRNVSFSVSPGEAIGVVGRNGQGKSTLLKLVAGVLLPDEGSVSVHGGVAPLIEITGGFVGDLTVRDNVFLTSGLHGLSKAEILARFDDIVSFAGAGDVLDTPYKHLSSGMKVRVAFSVISQLDEPVLLVDEVLAVGDRAFREKCYQRIERLLGEGKTLFLVSHNERDLKRFCTRGLYLDGGKLALDGPITDVLAAYNEDHPA